A single window of Psychromonas ingrahamii 37 DNA harbors:
- a CDS encoding IS30 family transposase, whose amino-acid sequence MGQKYSHLSLHERKLIFNWFHYRKMSIRKIGDLLSRSHTTISREVKRNESQYYVPTYYPHSAQRYYAMRMRRRVTKGRLSNEGTKQYVINKLKIGWTPELISGRLKLTGEEKYICHESIYQYIYKEAKELIIYLPRKHKRRRMKYPSRAYVAKTSLKTSILERPEEIDNRSIPGHWESDSIESKGRKLALNVVVERVTRMSHITKLSSKKALATKNALIKKLANHPNDFVCSVTYDNGSENAGHLKVNEKLDCKSYFCQAYHSWEKGAVEQVNGLIRRFLPKGTDFALVSHKRIGEIENILNSRPRKCLGYKTPFEIYNEICGALPS is encoded by the coding sequence TTATTAAGCAGATCTCATACGACAATAAGCAGGGAAGTCAAAAGAAATGAATCGCAGTATTATGTGCCTACTTATTACCCTCATTCAGCTCAGCGTTACTATGCAATGAGAATGCGTAGAAGAGTAACTAAAGGGAGGTTAAGCAATGAAGGAACGAAACAGTATGTGATTAATAAGTTAAAAATAGGATGGACTCCTGAGCTTATTTCAGGCCGTTTAAAGCTAACTGGCGAAGAGAAATATATCTGCCATGAGTCTATCTATCAATATATCTACAAAGAGGCTAAAGAGCTTATTATTTATCTCCCTAGGAAACATAAGCGTCGTAGAATGAAATATCCAAGTCGGGCATACGTGGCTAAAACCAGTTTAAAAACCAGTATATTAGAGCGCCCTGAAGAAATAGATAATCGCTCAATCCCCGGCCATTGGGAAAGTGATTCTATAGAGTCGAAGGGACGAAAGCTTGCATTGAATGTCGTGGTTGAGCGAGTAACTCGAATGTCACATATAACAAAATTAAGTTCTAAAAAAGCATTAGCCACAAAAAATGCACTGATAAAAAAACTGGCAAATCACCCTAATGATTTTGTTTGCTCGGTAACCTATGATAATGGTTCAGAAAACGCCGGACACTTAAAAGTTAACGAAAAATTAGACTGTAAATCTTATTTTTGCCAAGCCTACCATAGCTGGGAAAAAGGAGCTGTAGAGCAAGTGAATGGTTTGATTAGGCGATTTCTACCTAAAGGAACTGACTTTGCTTTAGTCTCTCATAAGCGAATAGGAGAGATAGAAAACATACTAAACTCAAGACCAAGAAAGTGCCTAGGTTACAAGACACCTTTTGAAATCTATAATGAAATATGTGGTGCACTTCCAAGTTGA